From one Magnetofaba australis IT-1 genomic stretch:
- a CDS encoding helix-turn-helix domain-containing protein — MSAIQPSDETVKIVSAPTQADEPPPELDEETLHGGLQALGARLRKAREEKGWSLEACHKQCRIRDTHLASLERGDVDALPGLTFAIGFMRVYSRHLGLPEQQMVKAFSQALNQRDEKLVTQYFPPPDSQSRGRPGLWLIAAGVLLLVGLYVGYEYWFSEQPQMADPIASPMAQPVGAQPADASASAGEEAPNGSSEAGAESSFSAAGEEGMSAPEAASESMESESSDQAQMEQPTPEPTPLTQQADREPMTQTPLREEPLQTAHAAPPSVVKPDLNAEVAVVAHAAQPEPEIPPMSVARAPEAAPSAPAEPTQPESTPTPTPDRAATPEPLSEEARPLTDSRVALVINENAWLLIKDGRGKTYKTGLYKAGRVIAIPTLGGPYVAKIGNAGGVSFLVDGQPAPPLGKPGQLIRKVTLSPAMIAARRRMESR, encoded by the coding sequence ATGAGCGCCATTCAACCGTCAGACGAAACCGTCAAGATCGTCTCTGCGCCCACCCAAGCCGACGAACCGCCGCCGGAGTTGGATGAGGAGACGCTGCACGGCGGCTTGCAGGCGCTGGGCGCGCGACTGCGCAAAGCGCGTGAGGAGAAGGGGTGGAGCCTGGAGGCGTGCCACAAGCAGTGCCGCATCCGCGACACCCATCTGGCCTCGCTGGAGCGCGGCGACGTGGACGCCCTGCCCGGCCTCACCTTCGCCATCGGTTTTATGCGCGTCTATTCGCGCCATCTGGGCCTGCCGGAACAGCAGATGGTCAAAGCGTTCAGCCAGGCGCTCAATCAGCGCGATGAGAAGCTGGTGACGCAGTACTTCCCGCCGCCCGACAGCCAGAGTCGCGGGCGTCCCGGCCTGTGGCTCATCGCCGCTGGCGTGTTGCTGCTGGTCGGCCTGTATGTGGGCTATGAGTATTGGTTCTCGGAGCAGCCGCAGATGGCTGACCCCATCGCCTCACCCATGGCCCAGCCTGTGGGCGCGCAACCCGCCGACGCTTCCGCCTCAGCGGGTGAAGAGGCCCCCAATGGATCCAGCGAAGCGGGCGCTGAGTCCAGCTTTTCCGCTGCAGGCGAAGAGGGCATGAGCGCCCCGGAAGCGGCCTCGGAGAGCATGGAGAGTGAGTCCAGCGATCAGGCGCAAATGGAGCAGCCCACCCCGGAGCCCACGCCGCTGACGCAGCAGGCTGATCGCGAGCCCATGACGCAAACGCCCCTGCGGGAGGAGCCGTTGCAGACCGCCCACGCCGCTCCGCCCAGCGTGGTGAAACCCGATCTGAACGCCGAAGTGGCGGTGGTCGCCCACGCCGCGCAGCCGGAGCCGGAAATTCCGCCCATGAGCGTGGCGCGCGCGCCCGAAGCGGCGCCCAGCGCGCCCGCCGAGCCGACCCAGCCGGAGTCGACCCCGACGCCGACCCCCGACCGCGCCGCCACGCCGGAACCGCTCAGTGAAGAGGCGCGCCCCCTCACCGACAGCCGCGTGGCGTTGGTGATCAATGAAAACGCCTGGCTGTTGATCAAGGATGGGCGCGGCAAAACCTATAAGACCGGACTGTATAAGGCCGGTCGCGTCATCGCCATCCCCACCCTGGGCGGCCCCTATGTGGCCAAAATCGGCAACGCGGGCGGCGTCAGCTTCCTCGTCGATGGCCAACCGGCGCCGCCGCTGGGCAAACCGGGACAGTTGATCCGCAAAGTGACTCTCTCACCCGCCATGATTGCGGCGCGTCGCCGCATGGAGTCGCGCTGA
- a CDS encoding NAD+ synthase → MQIILALAQINPHVGDLEGNCGMMLDAAQTAKRAGADLVLFPELTLTGYPPEDLLHKPLFLERVEQQEKRLRQGLAEMGVDVLYGAPRRLENGDVLNAAMLVEDGRETFLTAKWNLPNYGVFDEQRYFVHGEEANVHTYRDLPIGITVCEDVWHAHGPARTLMELGAAILLNLNASPYHLGKWRERESVVSDRIHETGLPVVYVNQVGGQDELVFDGGSFVMDSGARVSLRCGFFREEIRLTRISWDGDGPAQLDHPKQTTVQNQFLRTGYCGPWRAAPHSEPFLSPTLDREREIWGALTLGIRDYVRKNGFTGVVIGLSGGIDSALTLTICVDALGAERVEAVMMPSQYTADHSNHDAIVQANRLGVRLASIPIGRLFDQFKADLAEEFAGRDEDVTEENIQPRIRGTLLMAISNKKGLLLVTTGNKSEVSMGYATLYGDMAGGYSVLKDVLKMTVYDLARARNRWAEEVGLAHPTPQNVIDKAPSAELRPDQKDSDSLPPYPILDRILKLYVEQERSLAEIESLGIDRDLAARVIATVDRNEYKRRQAPPGVRITARAFGKDRRYPITNGFKVC, encoded by the coding sequence ATGCAAATCATCCTCGCTTTGGCGCAAATCAATCCCCACGTGGGCGACCTGGAGGGCAACTGCGGCATGATGCTGGACGCCGCGCAGACCGCCAAACGCGCCGGGGCCGACTTGGTCCTGTTCCCGGAGTTGACCCTGACCGGTTATCCGCCCGAGGACCTGCTGCATAAACCGCTGTTTCTGGAGCGCGTGGAGCAGCAGGAGAAGCGCCTGCGCCAGGGTTTGGCGGAGATGGGCGTGGATGTGCTCTACGGCGCCCCGCGCCGACTGGAGAATGGCGATGTGCTCAACGCCGCCATGCTGGTGGAGGATGGCCGCGAGACCTTCCTCACCGCCAAATGGAACCTGCCCAACTATGGCGTGTTCGACGAGCAGCGCTACTTTGTGCATGGCGAAGAGGCCAATGTACACACCTATCGCGACCTGCCCATCGGCATCACCGTGTGCGAAGACGTGTGGCACGCCCACGGCCCGGCGCGCACCCTGATGGAGCTGGGCGCGGCGATTCTGCTCAACCTCAACGCCTCCCCCTATCACCTGGGCAAGTGGCGCGAGCGCGAATCGGTGGTCAGCGACCGCATCCACGAAACCGGCCTGCCGGTGGTCTACGTCAACCAGGTGGGCGGCCAGGATGAGCTGGTGTTCGATGGCGGCTCGTTTGTGATGGACTCCGGCGCGCGGGTGAGCCTGCGCTGCGGCTTCTTCCGCGAAGAGATCCGCCTGACCCGCATCTCCTGGGATGGCGACGGCCCGGCGCAACTGGACCACCCCAAACAGACCACGGTGCAGAACCAGTTCCTGCGCACCGGCTACTGCGGCCCGTGGCGCGCGGCGCCCCACTCGGAGCCGTTCCTGAGCCCGACGCTGGATCGCGAACGGGAGATCTGGGGCGCGCTGACCTTGGGCATTCGCGACTATGTGCGCAAAAACGGCTTCACCGGGGTGGTGATCGGCCTCTCCGGCGGCATCGACTCGGCGCTGACGCTCACCATCTGTGTGGACGCCCTGGGCGCCGAGCGGGTGGAGGCGGTGATGATGCCGTCGCAGTACACCGCCGATCACAGCAACCACGACGCCATCGTGCAGGCCAACCGCCTGGGCGTGCGCCTGGCCAGCATCCCCATTGGTCGCCTGTTCGATCAGTTTAAAGCGGACTTGGCCGAGGAGTTCGCCGGGCGCGATGAGGACGTCACCGAAGAGAACATCCAGCCGCGTATTCGCGGCACCCTGCTCATGGCCATCTCCAACAAGAAGGGGCTGCTGCTGGTGACCACCGGCAACAAGAGCGAGGTGAGCATGGGTTACGCCACCCTCTATGGCGACATGGCGGGGGGCTATTCGGTGCTCAAGGATGTGCTGAAGATGACCGTCTACGATCTGGCTCGCGCGCGCAACCGCTGGGCCGAGGAGGTGGGTCTGGCGCATCCGACGCCGCAGAATGTGATCGATAAAGCCCCCTCCGCTGAACTGCGTCCGGATCAAAAAGACAGCGACTCGTTGCCGCCCTATCCAATTTTGGACCGGATTTTGAAACTCTATGTGGAGCAGGAGCGCAGCCTGGCGGAGATCGAATCCCTGGGCATCGACCGCGATCTGGCCGCGCGCGTCATCGCCACGGTGGATCGCAACGAGTACAAGCGCCGCCAAGCCCCGCCGGGGGTGCGCATCACCGCGCGCGCGTTCGGCAAGGATCGCCGCTATCCCATCACCAACGGCTTCAAAGTGTGCTAA